In the genome of Arthrobacter alpinus, the window GGGTGCTTGATGGCCAGAAGAATCAGTGGAGTTGGTGTCATCCGGCCCGGGCAGGTGCAGTTCACGGTGCTTCGCCATGACGGCAACAAAGTACTGGCTGAAGGCAATCACGTGCATCACCATGCCGGCGCCAAGGAATACCCAGGCCAGGACAAAGGTGAAGTCAGAGTCCAGTGCCTTGGCGAGCAACAACATGGGCGTGCCAATCATCAGGGCAGCCGTCCGAGTCTTGCCCAGCATGGTGACCTTGAGATCGGCGTCTCCCCGGAAAAAGTACAGCGTAACGCTCAGCAGAACGACGTCGGGAATCACCAAGAGCAGAAGCAACCACAAAGGCAGAATGTGGGCTACCACCAAGGTGATCGTGACTGCTACCAGCGCCACCCTGTCCGCGAGCGGGTCCATGATGCGGCCCAGTTGCGAGGTTTGGTTGAGCTTGCGAGCTACGAAACCGTCGATCCAGTCGGTGCAGCCCATGATTGCCAGAACAAATACCCCCCACCCATATTCGTGGCGCGAAAGCACGAGCCAGACAAATAGCGGTGTGCCGAGAAACCTAACTACGGTGATGAGATTGGGGATGGTCATGATCGCATTGGACTTCTCCGGGCGCATACTGGAACTTCCGGACATCTCGGTCACCTCCCTGCTCGTCGTTTGTGCCGGATCGATCGGCACAAGGTACCGCTGACGGTGCAGCGGCGTAGGTTCCGCGCACAAGGCAACGGCGGATGGAGCTACTTCTTGACTAACTTTCGCAGCAACAGCACGCAGGCAGTGGCCGACACGGCCAAAACTGCCAGCGGCTTCCAGCGCTCTTTGACGGTATCGAGGGCTTGACCCACGGCACCGGATGCTGCCTGGTTGACCGATTCCTTGGCCCTGGTCTTGGCGGTATCAATGAAATACGTTGCCTGCTTCTTGACGTCCGCTTCGCTGACGAGGTCCTCACGCAGGCTCAGCAAATGCTCGCGGCGCGCCGTAGTTCGCTTGATCAGCTCTTCCGTGGTGGCCTTAGGACCTCCCTCGGCGTCCTTGGCGGCGCGTTCCGCGGCGGCCCTGGCCTTGGCGGCCTCGGCTTCTTCCTTTGCCGCCTTCTTCTCTTCACGCGTCAGGGGTGCGGGGTCCAGGGTAGCCGGATCAAAATCGCGGCCCTCCTTAACAATGCCTAGATCGTGGCGAATTCCGCGCCACGCGTGCTCGGGGAGCAGCGGCAGCAGGGACTTGAACTTCTTGTAGGCAACCAAGGCGCTAATACCGATAATGATTAGGAGCCCGGCACTGACAATGAGCGCAGAGAGCCACAACGGGAGAACCGTGCCAAGTCCTGCAATCGCAGCCACCACAAGTGCAATCACCAAGAGGGCAATAAACACCACAGCAACGGCAGCGAAAACGGCCACGCCACCTACCCGGGATTTTTTATCCCCGAACTCCAGCTTGGCTAGGGCAATTTCATCATTGAGCTGTCGCGGCACCAGCCGAAGCGATGTCTTAACAGCATCGATGAGCACCGAACTTTGTGCGTTCGGGTGTTCACCCGCTGCGATATGCGCATCTTTTTGCACATCCGTCACTGAGACCGCCTCCGTCGTGTGGGTGGACCAGCCCAAATAGACCGCACCAACCCAAAATCTTTGCAGGCCCACGTCCCGTGGGGCTGCCGTACTGTCAAAATTACCATCCGAGGCACAGCGGGCGGGCAGGCACGGGCGGTGGCCATGTTGCGGAATAGTAAAGGACCATGAAGTGTTGTCGGTTCCGGGAGCTGTCATGAAACATTTCAACGTCCGCAAACACGGATGTTTATTGGCACTAACATGATCCATTGGGCGGCCTATCCGGGGCGGTCCACACCCGCGCGCACATCACAGCCATTGAGGATTCCAGTTTTGACCACCACCGCTCATCCAGGCGATGCCCTTTCCCGTCGACAAAAAATCATCTACGTCGTGGTCCTGGGGTTACTGACCGCCTTGGGCCCCTTCACGATCGACCTTTATCTGCCAGCTTTCCCGATTATTGAACACGAGATGGGCGTCACGGCCACCGCCGTCCAGTTGACCCTGACGGCCACCACGATCGGTTTCGCCGCTGGCCAGCTGGTGGTTGGCCCCTTCAGCGACAAGTTCGGGCGCCGCATGCCACTAATTTTGGCAACTGCACTGCACGTTGGCGCCTCGATTGGTGCTGCCATGTCCACCGACATCACCATGTTGGGTGTTTTCCGCGTATTGCAGGGTATTGGTGCTGCCGGCGGCGGCGTGGTTGCCATGGCAATGATCCGTGACCTCTTCGGCGGTTACCGCTTGGTCCGCATGCTTTCCTACATGTCCTTGGTCAACGGCATGGCACCAATTCTGGCGCCCGTGATTGGCTCGCAGCTGTTGGGCATCATGGACTGGCCGGGGATCTTCTGGTTCCTGGCCGGCTACGGGGCGCTGGTGGTCGTCGCCGCCTTTGTGTTCATCATTGAAACCCTGCCGCCGGAAAAGCGCCAGTCCGACGGCGTGAGTGTCGCCGACCGCTACCGGGCCGTCTTCAGTGACAGGATCTTTGTGGGCACCCTCTTTGTAGGCGGGCTAAATTTTGCAGCGCTTTTCACCTACCTCTCAGCGTCCACGTTCCTTTTTCAAAAGACCTACGGCTTCACACCTCAGGAGTACGGCTACTTGTTCGCGGTGAACTCCCTTGGTGTGGTGGCCGGCGTCCAGGTGGCGTCACGGATTATGCGCCACACGGGGCCACAGTGGGTCATTGCCTGGGCCACAACAGCCCAAGTCGCCGCCGCAGCAGCCATGGTCATCTGCGATCAGCTCGGAGCAGGCCTGCTGGGCGTCATCATCCCGCTTTGGTTCTTCATCTGCGCCACAGGATTCATGTTCCCCTCCGTCCAGGTCATGGGGCTGGCGCGCAACGGCAAGCAGGCTGGCACCGCAGCATCCTTGCTTGGAGCGGCAACCTTTGGCTTCGCGGGGCTGATCACTCCCGTGGTGGGACTGGTGGGAGTCAAGACCGCCACGCCCATGGCCCTGATCATGGGTGGCTCCATTCTGCTGGCCATGGCTGCGCTTTGGTTCATCGTCAAGCCGCGCACGGTTCCAAAGATCTAGCCAACGGCACCAAGGGAGGCGGGCTTGCGCATGGCGCAGGCCCGCCTCCCTTCGTTTAATGGACCGCCCTTTCAGGGGCCCTCGAACCGCTCCGACATCGCATACCGCAGCAGTACGGCACTGCCCATGGCCCTGGCCTCCACGAGCGAGGCGGGCCGATCGGCATTCCAGGGGAACGCGCCGTCGAACACCAGCCGCGGCGCTTGGGCGTCACCCACGAAGAACGGGGCCACCACCAGCTGGAGCTCGTCGGCCAGCCCCTCGGCAAGGAACTGGGTGAGGATGCTCTGCCCACCCTCCACCATGAGTCGCCGCACGCCGCGGGCATGGAGGTCCTCGCTCAAGGCGGCCATCCACACGTGCTCACCGCCGTCGACCACGGTGGCCAGGGCACCGAGCCGTGCCCGTGCCGCGGCCACGCACGAACTCGCGCAGTACACAATCCGCCCGGCCTCCCCCGCCGTGAAGAACCCCGCGGCCGGGTCAAGCTGCGCACCGCCGGTCACGGTGACCTTCAGGGGCGACGGCGGCAGCCCCCGCTCCGACCGCCGCCCCTGCCGAGAACCGCTGCGCACCAATAGCCTTGGGTTGTCGCCGCGGATGGTGCCGGCACCCACCATGATCGCGTCGCACGATGCCCGGACGGCATCCACCCGGTCAAAGTCGGCAGCGTTGGACAGCAGCAGGCGCTCACTCGTGGCGTCATCGATGTGGCCGTCGATCGACATGGCCACGCTGAGCAGGGTGTACGGGCGTTCAGCCATGCCGCACTCCCCCAGCAGCGCCCTGCCCGCGACGCATCGGGACGCGGTGCCTGTCCCGATGCAGCCACGCGACCAGCAGAACCACAGCCCCGGGCAGGCAGGCAGCCAGGGACAGCACGCCATAGACGACGGCGGCGCTCACCCCCTGTGCGGCGCCCAATCCCGCCGCCATGAAGGCCCATGCCGCCGCACCTTCCCGCGGCCCCCAGCCTGCAATGCTGGCCGGAACCGACATGGCCAGCAGCACCAACATGGCCAGCGGCAGCAGTTGCGCAGCCGTTGCGGTTGCTCCGGCAGCACCGGCCGCAATGAGGAAGATGGCCGTGTGCCCGGCAACAGCCCCAGTGGAAGCCAACACAATGCCCGGTGCCGCGCGCCGCGTCAGCAATCCGTGGCGGAGGTCGGAGGCCACTGCCGGCAGGACGCGTGCCCACCACCGGGCACCGGAGCTCGGCGGCCACAGGAGAAGGGCGGTCAGGGCGGCCGCAAGGGCCAACACGATCCACGCCAGGACCGCACCGAATCGGTGCAGGGGGGACGGCAGCAGTGTCAGCACCAGCACGGCCAGCAGCAGCTGCACGCCCTGTCCGGCGGCGCGATCCCACGCCACGGCCCGCAGGCCGCCGCCGACGTTCCCGTCGCGGCTGCCCTGGTCGACGCCGCGGTGGATGTCGCCCAAAATCCCGCCAGGCAGCACGGAGTTCAGGAACTGTGATCGGTAATAGGCCGCCACGGCAGGCCCGAAAGGAAGGTATTGGCCCAGCCCCCGGGCCACGAGCTGCCAGCGCCAGGCACAGCACAGGGTAGTGCCCAGGGTGATCACCATGGCTGCGGCTACAGCCCGTGCGTCCACGGCCATGATGCCGTCGATGAAAGGTCCCGAGCCGAGTTTCCAGACCAAGGCGGCCAGCACGGCGGCACCCACCAACGTCTGAAGCCATCCCAGCAGCACCCTCCGCCCGGGCATGTCAGTGCCGAACCTTTGCGCGTTCAGGGGTGGTGGCCAGCGGTTCGAGCAGGCCGGCCAGTGTGGCCGCGGCAGCGTCCCAGCTCGGCAGCGTGTCCCGGCGTTCCAGGGCAGCTTCGCGCAGGGAGCGCCGCAGCACCGCGTCCTCGAGCCAGCGGCGAAGTGCCCCGGCGAGCGCGGCGCGGTCTCCTGGCGGTACCAGCAGGCCCGGCACGGAACCCGAGGAGCTTTTTCCCAGTGCCTCCGGCACGCCGCCGGTGTTGCTGGCAAGGGCGGGGAGCCCGTGCGCCAGTGCCTCGGCTACCACCATGCCGTAACTTTCCTGTTGGGAGGCCAGGATCAGGGCATCAGATGCCGTGTACCTGCGGCCAAGGTCCGCCCGGGTGAGCGGCCCCGACCAGTGCAGCCGCTCCGCGATGCCTGCATCCTCGGCCTGCTGGCGCAGTTTGTCCATCAGTCCCGGTTCCAGGTCCGCGGCACCGGCAAAGCTGCAGCTCCAATCAAGCCCGGCCACCTCTGCAAGGGCATCGATCAACACGCCGTGGCCCTTGTTGGCCGTCACGGCCGCGACGCACAGCAGCGCTCCGCCACCTGATGTCCCCTGCGCCACTGGTCCCCGGTCAGTGCCTGGCTCCAAGACCAGGATGCCTTGGGGTGGGACGCCGTGCCGGGCCACGATCTTGTCCCGGGTCCAGTCGCTTGTGGTGACCACGGCCGCCGCCTGGCGCAGTGCCGCACGTTCGAGCGCAAGCCGCGGGCCGACGTCGTCCGCGGAAGCCAGCAGCATGTGGACTAGCACCACGAGCCGCACCCTGGCTGCGGTCGCGGCCGGGACGGCGCTGGCCAGTGCCACCAGGCTGTCCACGAGCACCACGGCTCCGTCCGGCAGGCCTGCAAGCAGCCGCGGGAGCGCCCCGGCGTCGCAAGGAGCGGGCCTGGGCCAGCTGCCGGGCAAATGGTGTTCCACGACGTGCCAGCCCCCGGCGGCCAGTGCCGTCGCGATCCTCCGGTCAAAGTAGTTGCCTCCGCTGGGCCGTGACGGGTTGTCGATGCCCGCGGGGACCACCAAGTGAACGGTTGTCACAGGGCACGCTCGTAGCTGGCCCAGGCGATGTGCGACTCGCGCAGGGTCACGGTGACGCCTGCGAGCCCGGACGCGCCGG includes:
- a CDS encoding CDP-alcohol phosphatidyltransferase family protein, which gives rise to MTIPNLITVVRFLGTPLFVWLVLSRHEYGWGVFVLAIMGCTDWIDGFVARKLNQTSQLGRIMDPLADRVALVAVTITLVVAHILPLWLLLLLVIPDVVLLSVTLYFFRGDADLKVTMLGKTRTAALMIGTPMLLLAKALDSDFTFVLAWVFLGAGMVMHVIAFSQYFVAVMAKHRELHLPGPDDTNSTDSSGHQAPGQGRQ
- a CDS encoding phage holin family protein, with product MTDVQKDAHIAAGEHPNAQSSVLIDAVKTSLRLVPRQLNDEIALAKLEFGDKKSRVGGVAVFAAVAVVFIALLVIALVVAAIAGLGTVLPLWLSALIVSAGLLIIIGISALVAYKKFKSLLPLLPEHAWRGIRHDLGIVKEGRDFDPATLDPAPLTREEKKAAKEEAEAAKARAAAERAAKDAEGGPKATTEELIKRTTARREHLLSLREDLVSEADVKKQATYFIDTAKTRAKESVNQAASGAVGQALDTVKERWKPLAVLAVSATACVLLLRKLVKK
- a CDS encoding multidrug effflux MFS transporter: MTTTAHPGDALSRRQKIIYVVVLGLLTALGPFTIDLYLPAFPIIEHEMGVTATAVQLTLTATTIGFAAGQLVVGPFSDKFGRRMPLILATALHVGASIGAAMSTDITMLGVFRVLQGIGAAGGGVVAMAMIRDLFGGYRLVRMLSYMSLVNGMAPILAPVIGSQLLGIMDWPGIFWFLAGYGALVVVAAFVFIIETLPPEKRQSDGVSVADRYRAVFSDRIFVGTLFVGGLNFAALFTYLSASTFLFQKTYGFTPQEYGYLFAVNSLGVVAGVQVASRIMRHTGPQWVIAWATTAQVAAAAAMVICDQLGAGLLGVIIPLWFFICATGFMFPSVQVMGLARNGKQAGTAASLLGAATFGFAGLITPVVGLVGVKTATPMALIMGGSILLAMAALWFIVKPRTVPKI
- a CDS encoding RibD family protein; translated protein: MAERPYTLLSVAMSIDGHIDDATSERLLLSNAADFDRVDAVRASCDAIMVGAGTIRGDNPRLLVRSGSRQGRRSERGLPPSPLKVTVTGGAQLDPAAGFFTAGEAGRIVYCASSCVAAARARLGALATVVDGGEHVWMAALSEDLHARGVRRLMVEGGQSILTQFLAEGLADELQLVVAPFFVGDAQAPRLVFDGAFPWNADRPASLVEARAMGSAVLLRYAMSERFEGP
- a CDS encoding lysylphosphatidylglycerol synthase domain-containing protein produces the protein MPGRRVLLGWLQTLVGAAVLAALVWKLGSGPFIDGIMAVDARAVAAAMVITLGTTLCCAWRWQLVARGLGQYLPFGPAVAAYYRSQFLNSVLPGGILGDIHRGVDQGSRDGNVGGGLRAVAWDRAAGQGVQLLLAVLVLTLLPSPLHRFGAVLAWIVLALAAALTALLLWPPSSGARWWARVLPAVASDLRHGLLTRRAAPGIVLASTGAVAGHTAIFLIAAGAAGATATAAQLLPLAMLVLLAMSVPASIAGWGPREGAAAWAFMAAGLGAAQGVSAAVVYGVLSLAACLPGAVVLLVAWLHRDRHRVPMRRGQGAAGGVRHG
- a CDS encoding glycosyltransferase family 4 protein — encoded protein: MTTVHLVVPAGIDNPSRPSGGNYFDRRIATALAAGGWHVVEHHLPGSWPRPAPCDAGALPRLLAGLPDGAVVLVDSLVALASAVPAATAARVRLVVLVHMLLASADDVGPRLALERAALRQAAAVVTTSDWTRDKIVARHGVPPQGILVLEPGTDRGPVAQGTSGGGALLCVAAVTANKGHGVLIDALAEVAGLDWSCSFAGAADLEPGLMDKLRQQAEDAGIAERLHWSGPLTRADLGRRYTASDALILASQQESYGMVVAEALAHGLPALASNTGGVPEALGKSSSGSVPGLLVPPGDRAALAGALRRWLEDAVLRRSLREAALERRDTLPSWDAAAATLAGLLEPLATTPERAKVRH